In Phreatobacter stygius, a genomic segment contains:
- a CDS encoding ATP phosphoribosyltransferase regulatory subunit, translating into MTTRAAAPALDLSLAALLAEAGFARAEPPLLIAADLVRDLVGEAMARRLFLTSDADGTEMCLRPDYTIPVVQAHLESARAGEAAAYSYLGPVFRHRPGLPGEFAQAGIELLGRADREAADAEVVALGLEGARLYADGPLDVAMGDVGIFLALLRALDLSPAWRRRLIKDFRRNDMLADDLKRLADPSTHAPAHAGLLAALEGANPKAAHALVTDLLSIAGIATVGGRSAADIAERFLEQAALGSGGLWPDKVAVVQQVLSVEGDPVSAEQQLRAIAAEARLDLSAALDALARRNGLLAERGVDLSTVRFSTHFGRDVDYYTGLVFEIHDGSGQVEKPLVGGGRYDRLTDMMTARLGLDLKVPAVGCAFWVERLAVAGGRA; encoded by the coding sequence ATGACCACGCGCGCCGCCGCTCCCGCCCTTGATCTCAGCCTCGCCGCGCTGCTGGCAGAGGCCGGCTTCGCGCGCGCCGAGCCGCCGCTGCTGATCGCCGCCGATCTGGTCCGCGACCTGGTCGGCGAGGCGATGGCCCGCCGGTTGTTCCTGACCTCGGATGCCGACGGCACCGAGATGTGCCTGCGCCCGGATTACACAATTCCGGTCGTCCAGGCGCATCTGGAAAGCGCTCGGGCGGGCGAGGCGGCAGCCTATTCCTATCTCGGTCCGGTGTTCCGGCACCGGCCCGGCCTGCCCGGCGAGTTCGCCCAGGCCGGCATCGAACTGCTCGGCCGCGCCGATCGCGAAGCGGCCGATGCCGAGGTGGTGGCGCTCGGGCTCGAGGGCGCCAGGCTTTATGCCGATGGTCCGCTCGACGTCGCCATGGGCGATGTCGGCATCTTCCTGGCACTGCTGCGCGCGCTCGATCTGTCGCCGGCCTGGCGCCGCCGGCTGATCAAGGACTTCCGCCGCAACGACATGCTGGCCGACGACCTGAAGCGGCTGGCCGATCCCTCGACCCACGCGCCCGCCCATGCCGGCCTGCTCGCCGCGCTCGAGGGGGCCAACCCGAAGGCGGCCCATGCGCTGGTCACCGATCTCCTGTCGATCGCCGGCATCGCGACGGTGGGCGGCCGGTCGGCCGCCGATATCGCCGAGCGCTTCCTGGAGCAGGCGGCTCTCGGTTCGGGCGGCCTGTGGCCGGACAAGGTCGCGGTGGTGCAGCAGGTGCTGAGCGTCGAAGGCGACCCGGTCTCGGCCGAGCAGCAATTGCGGGCGATCGCCGCCGAGGCCAGGCTCGACCTTTCGGCGGCGCTCGATGCGCTGGCGCGCCGCAATGGGTTGCTTGCCGAACGCGGCGTCGACCTCTCGACGGTGCGGTTTTCGACCCATTTCGGTCGTGACGTCGACTATTACACCGGCCTGGTCTTCGAGATCCACGACGGCTCGGGCCAGGTCGAAAAGCCGCTGGTCGGTGGTGGCCGCTACGACCGGCTGACCGACATGATGACGGCACGGCTTGGCCTCGACCTCAAGGTGCCGGCGGTCGGCTGCGCCTTCTGGGTCGAGCGGCTCGCCGTCGCGGGAGGCCGCGCATGA
- the hisG gene encoding ATP phosphoribosyltransferase — protein sequence MSQPSSLVFAIPSKGRILDSAQGFLERAGLKPVQGRGVRDYRGTIPGLDGVEVAFLSASEIARELVAGSVHLGLTGLDLMHEATTDPEAKMISLSALGFSRADVIVAVPQAWIDVRCMADLDDVASQFRSRNRSRMRVATKYLNLTRGFFDRHGIADYRIVESTGATEGAPAAGAAELIVDITTTGATLAANALKVLDDGVILKSEAHLVASRTAAWSEPARASARDMLDRIASEARARKVREVRTRFKAADNKLVEEVTTRFGAAAPFGGPTSSGMLTLHCPPQALFALARFLRDKGAESVSVSELDYVFSAENPLYETLAAALA from the coding sequence ATGAGCCAGCCGTCGAGCCTCGTTTTCGCCATTCCCTCCAAGGGCCGCATCCTGGACAGCGCCCAGGGCTTTCTGGAGCGTGCCGGCCTGAAACCGGTGCAAGGCCGCGGCGTCCGCGACTATCGCGGCACCATCCCGGGCCTCGACGGTGTCGAGGTCGCTTTCCTGTCGGCTTCCGAAATCGCCCGCGAACTGGTTGCCGGTTCGGTCCATCTCGGGCTGACCGGGCTCGACCTGATGCATGAGGCGACGACCGATCCCGAGGCCAAGATGATCTCGCTCTCGGCACTCGGCTTTTCGCGTGCCGATGTCATCGTCGCGGTGCCGCAGGCCTGGATCGACGTGCGTTGCATGGCCGATCTCGACGATGTCGCGAGCCAGTTCCGCAGCCGCAACCGTTCGCGCATGCGCGTCGCCACCAAATATCTCAATCTGACCCGCGGCTTCTTCGACCGGCACGGCATTGCCGACTACCGCATTGTCGAATCGACCGGCGCCACCGAAGGCGCGCCGGCGGCCGGCGCCGCCGAGCTGATCGTCGACATCACCACGACCGGCGCGACACTCGCCGCCAATGCGCTGAAGGTGCTCGACGACGGCGTGATCCTGAAATCCGAAGCCCATCTGGTGGCCTCGCGCACCGCGGCCTGGAGCGAGCCGGCGCGGGCCAGCGCCCGCGACATGCTGGATCGCATCGCCTCGGAAGCGCGCGCCCGCAAGGTCCGCGAGGTTCGCACCCGCTTCAAGGCCGCCGACAACAAGCTGGTCGAGGAGGTGACGACCCGTTTCGGCGCGGCGGCACCGTTCGGCGGACCGACGTCGTCCGGCATGCTGACGCTGCATTGTCCGCCGCAGGCCTTGTTCGCCCTGGCGCGTTTCCTGCGCGACAAGGGGGCTGAGAGCGTTTCGGTCAGCGAACTCGACTATGTCTTCTCGGCCGAGAACCCGCTCTACGAGACGCTGGCGGCCGCGCTCGCCTGA
- a CDS encoding AzlD family protein, translating to MTDWLDQGLIGPISAIIAMAAATYFIRVLGYWIMGREPLTPFVRAALEALPGAIVVATIVPLVVRGGISAWVGMACAAGTMILVRRDVVGLAAGLGGAILVRALGLP from the coding sequence ATGACTGACTGGCTGGACCAAGGTTTGATCGGGCCGATCAGCGCCATCATCGCCATGGCGGCGGCCACCTATTTCATCCGCGTCCTCGGCTATTGGATCATGGGCCGCGAGCCGCTGACGCCGTTCGTCCGCGCCGCGCTCGAGGCGCTGCCAGGCGCCATCGTGGTGGCGACCATCGTGCCGCTGGTGGTGCGCGGCGGGATCAGCGCCTGGGTTGGCATGGCCTGCGCCGCCGGCACGATGATCCTGGTGCGCCGCGACGTCGTCGGGCTCGCCGCCGGCCTTGGCGGTGCCATTCTGGTGCGCGCGCTCGGCCTGCCTTGA
- a CDS encoding AzlC family ABC transporter permease, with translation MPTSSTSPSPSAPAGFSLAGMVEGVRLSLPMVPGILMAAGAVGAASAEKGLSLGEATLMSFLVYAGASQLLALQLWPSTWTWPALAALVLVVFAVNLRLVLMGAALQPYLARGMPRGTPYLALVTLTDANFVIGSRYSADGGRDTGVFLGAGLFMWLIWVVATVPGHVLGYMLTDPRRFGLDLVMPLLFTIMAVGLFRLKRDRLVWPVAAGVAVVTAQLVSGYWFIIVGAVAGSVAAGLFRRHD, from the coding sequence ATGCCGACCTCGTCCACCTCTCCGAGCCCCAGCGCACCAGCCGGCTTCAGCCTTGCCGGCATGGTCGAAGGCGTCAGACTGTCGCTGCCCATGGTGCCCGGCATCCTGATGGCCGCCGGCGCGGTCGGTGCGGCGTCTGCCGAGAAAGGCCTGAGCCTCGGCGAGGCGACGCTGATGAGCTTTCTGGTCTATGCCGGCGCCTCGCAACTGCTCGCCCTGCAGCTCTGGCCCTCGACCTGGACCTGGCCGGCACTGGCCGCCCTGGTGCTCGTGGTCTTCGCGGTCAATCTCCGGTTGGTGCTGATGGGCGCGGCGCTGCAGCCCTATCTCGCCCGCGGCATGCCGCGCGGCACACCCTATCTCGCCCTGGTCACCCTGACCGACGCCAATTTCGTCATCGGCTCGCGTTACAGCGCCGACGGCGGTCGCGACACCGGCGTGTTCCTCGGCGCCGGCCTGTTCATGTGGCTGATCTGGGTGGTGGCGACGGTTCCCGGCCATGTGCTCGGCTACATGCTGACCGATCCCCGGCGCTTCGGCCTCGATCTGGTCATGCCGCTGCTGTTCACCATCATGGCGGTCGGGCTGTTCCGGCTGAAGCGCGACAGGCTGGTCTGGCCGGTCGCGGCGGGCGTCGCCGTCGTCACCGCCCAACTCGTCTCCGGCTATTGGTTCATCATCGTCGGCGCCGTCGCCGGCTCGGTCGCGGCGGGACTGTTCCGCCGCCATGACTGA
- a CDS encoding MFS transporter: MFKDNASVLPAATAPAPAMPAIGGVERRVLIASLTGSAIEWFDYFLYGTIAALAFNRLFFPNFDPVVGLMLSYLSFSLTFFIRPFGGFLFSHIGDKIGRKRTLVLTLSLMGGSTVLIGLLPSYDSIGVWAPILLVTLRAIQGLGIAGEWGGALLLAYEYAPAERKGFFGSIPQMGIPLGLVMATLSLSLMSLLPDDQFLSWGWRVPFVASAVLVFLGLWIRNGIDETPEFEKAKRDGDVAKVPLFDTLRYHWREVLIATGAKVVETAPFYVFTTFAVSYATTNLKIERFTILNSITVATIITTMMIPIMGRLSDRYGRPAVFLTGTVLMALFAFPYFMLLDLKHYWAVALATIVAVGLIWAPINATLGTLMSEIFATRVRYTGITLGSQIGAALAGGTAPLIATWLLVTFNGDWSAVAIYIIGCSLVSLIAVVSIRRLGR, encoded by the coding sequence ATGTTCAAAGACAACGCTTCCGTCCTGCCCGCCGCGACAGCGCCGGCACCCGCCATGCCCGCCATCGGCGGCGTCGAACGCCGCGTGCTGATCGCCAGCCTCACCGGCAGCGCGATCGAATGGTTCGACTATTTTCTCTACGGCACGATCGCGGCACTCGCCTTCAACCGCCTGTTCTTCCCGAATTTCGATCCGGTCGTCGGGTTGATGCTGTCCTACCTGTCGTTCTCGCTGACCTTCTTCATCCGGCCGTTCGGCGGTTTCCTGTTCTCCCATATCGGCGACAAGATCGGCCGCAAGCGCACGCTGGTCCTGACGCTATCTCTGATGGGCGGCTCGACCGTGCTGATCGGCCTCCTGCCGAGCTATGACAGCATCGGCGTCTGGGCGCCGATCCTGCTGGTCACGCTGCGGGCGATCCAGGGCCTCGGCATTGCCGGCGAATGGGGCGGCGCTTTGTTGCTGGCCTATGAATATGCGCCGGCCGAACGCAAGGGCTTCTTCGGCTCGATCCCGCAAATGGGCATTCCGCTCGGCCTGGTCATGGCAACCTTGTCGCTGTCGCTGATGAGTCTCTTGCCGGACGACCAGTTCTTGTCCTGGGGCTGGCGCGTGCCCTTCGTGGCCAGCGCCGTGCTGGTGTTTCTGGGCCTTTGGATCCGCAACGGCATCGACGAGACACCGGAGTTCGAAAAGGCCAAGCGTGATGGTGACGTGGCCAAGGTGCCGTTGTTCGACACGCTGCGCTACCACTGGCGCGAGGTGCTGATCGCCACCGGCGCCAAGGTGGTCGAGACGGCGCCCTTCTATGTCTTCACCACCTTCGCGGTCAGCTATGCGACGACCAATCTGAAGATCGAGCGCTTCACCATCCTGAACTCGATCACGGTGGCGACCATCATCACCACCATGATGATCCCGATCATGGGACGGCTGTCGGACCGCTACGGCCGTCCGGCGGTGTTCCTCACCGGCACCGTGCTGATGGCGCTGTTCGCCTTCCCCTATTTCATGCTGCTCGACCTCAAGCACTATTGGGCCGTGGCGCTCGCCACCATCGTCGCGGTCGGGCTCATCTGGGCGCCGATCAACGCGACGCTCGGCACGCTGATGTCGGAGATCTTCGCCACCCGGGTCCGCTATACCGGCATCACGCTCGGTTCGCAGATCGGCGCGGCGCTGGCCGGCGGCACGGCACCGCTGATCGCCACCTGGCTCCTGGTGACGTTCAACGGCGACTGGTCGGCAGTGGCGATCTATATCATCGGCTGCTCGCTGGTCTCGCTGATCGCAGTGGTGAGCATTCGCCGCCTCGGCCGTTGA
- a CDS encoding dihydrodipicolinate synthase family protein, whose amino-acid sequence MATWSGVFPAVTTKLKQDGAIDLAATQASIDRLIGNGVSGVIVLPMLGENASMRMEEKETVIRAAREVVAGRVPLLSGLAEISTDAAAASARLFERFGAEGLMAFPSLGYKTDPRETAAWYKSLAAASGLPIMIYNNPIAYGVDVTPAILADLAGTPGIVAIKEETGDIRRITDLYNAHGDRFRIFCGVDDLILESMALGAIGWVSGMTNAWPRECVEIFNLCAAGRFADALGLYRLMTPAFHLDTHVKLVQYIKMAEHLVYGAPEWTRAPRLPLVGAEREMVISVISRTIADLAAREKRAA is encoded by the coding sequence ATGGCCACATGGTCCGGCGTATTCCCCGCGGTGACGACAAAATTGAAGCAGGACGGCGCGATCGATCTCGCCGCGACGCAGGCCAGCATCGACCGCCTGATCGGCAACGGCGTCTCCGGGGTCATCGTGCTGCCAATGCTCGGCGAGAATGCCTCGATGCGCATGGAAGAAAAGGAAACCGTCATCCGCGCCGCGCGGGAAGTGGTCGCCGGCCGGGTGCCGCTGCTCTCAGGTCTCGCCGAGATCTCGACCGACGCCGCGGCCGCGTCCGCCCGCCTGTTCGAGCGCTTTGGCGCCGAGGGCCTGATGGCCTTCCCGAGCCTCGGCTACAAGACCGATCCGCGCGAGACCGCCGCCTGGTACAAGTCGCTGGCGGCCGCCTCGGGCCTGCCGATCATGATCTACAACAACCCGATCGCTTATGGCGTCGACGTCACGCCGGCGATCCTCGCCGACCTCGCCGGTACGCCGGGCATCGTCGCGATCAAGGAAGAGACCGGCGACATCCGCCGCATCACCGATCTCTACAACGCCCATGGCGACCGCTTCCGCATCTTCTGCGGGGTCGACGACCTGATCCTGGAGAGCATGGCGCTCGGCGCCATCGGCTGGGTATCGGGCATGACCAATGCCTGGCCTAGAGAATGCGTCGAGATCTTCAATCTCTGCGCCGCCGGCCGCTTCGCCGATGCGCTCGGCCTCTATCGCCTGATGACGCCGGCCTTCCATCTCGACACCCATGTCAAGCTTGTCCAGTACATCAAGATGGCCGAACACCTGGTCTATGGCGCGCCGGAATGGACACGCGCGCCGCGCCTGCCGCTGGTCGGCGCCGAGCGCGAGATGGTCATCTCCGTGATCAGCCGAACGATCGCCGATCTCGCCGCGCGCGAGAAGCGCGCGGCCTGA